From one Oncorhynchus keta strain PuntledgeMale-10-30-2019 chromosome 30, Oket_V2, whole genome shotgun sequence genomic stretch:
- the otomp gene encoding otolith matrix protein 1, which translates to MDRLDRRLAVTLLLFSFISFSTQKTSISWCVVSEAEEQKCLDLAGSATARNIRGTLLCVRGQSPTDCMEKIKNGTADAAAMFADDIYTAGWCFGLELAAGESYNGLDGISYYVVALARRSSSDLSLLEMHERSSCHPGIRTTVGWTVPIGFLVNTSQISVDEQCNFPKAVGDFFGYSCVPGIKDREHDPRGSNPKNLCEACIGDDNERHICVNNHRERHYGEAGALRCVAENLGDVAFVKHTTIFDNMDGNNMESWAMDLELEDLKLLCPDGSEAGPFDHETCHLAVVPANAVVVRLEDKCRVWKYLERLQNAFGNTTMFSSVGYTQSDLLFSDSTHHLLRVVGSYTSWLGPSYTTALQAFECESLC; encoded by the exons ATGGATCGTCTGGACAGAAGGCTGGCAGTGACTCTTCTGCTCTTCTCATTCATCTCGTTCTCCACTCAGAAAACCTCAA TCTCCTGGTGTGTGGTGTCGGAGGCAGAGGAGCAGAAGTGTCTGGATCTGGCTGGGAGTGCTACAGCCCGGAATATCAGAGGAACGCTGCTGTGTGTCCGTGGCCAGAGTCCCACAGACTGTATGGAGAAGATCAAG AATGGTACAGCAGATGCAGCAGCCATGTTTGCTGATGACATCTACACAGCCGGCTGGTGCTTTGGACTAGAACTGGCTGCTGGAGAGTCTTACAACGGACTGG ATGGTATCAGCTACTATGTTGTAGCTCTGGCTCGTCGCTCCTCCAGTGACCTGTCCCTGTTGGAGATGCATGAACGCAG CTCCTGTCACCCAGGGATCCGTACCACGGTGGGGTGGACTGTTCCTATTGGCTTCCTGGTCAACACCTCACAGATCAGTGTCGATGAACAATGCAACTTTCCTAAAG CGGTGGGGGATTTCTTTGGCTACAGCTGTGTACCAGGAATAAAGGACAGAGAACACGACCCCAGAGGAAGCAACCCTAAGAACCTGTGTGAAGCCTGCATAGGAGACGACAACGAGAGACATATATGTGTTAACAATCACCGAGAGAGACACTATGGAGAGGCTGGGGCactgag GTGTGTGGCTGAGAATTTGGGCGATGTGGCATTTGTCAAACACACCACCATTTTTGACAACATGGATG GCAACAATATGGAATCATGGGCCATGGACCTGGAACTGGAGGACCTGAAGCTGCTGTGCCCGGATGGCAGTGAGGCTGGGCCGTTTGACCATGAGACGTGTCACCTGGCTGTGGTACCAGCTAACGCTGTGGTGGTACGCCTAGAGGACAAGTGTAGAGTCTGGAAATACCTGGAACGCTTacag aATGCGTTTGGGAACACCACCATGTTCAGCTCAGTGGGCTACACCCAATCAGATCTCCTGTTTTCTGACTCCACCCACCACCTGCTCAGGGTTGTGGGTAGTTACACTTCCTGGTTGGGTCCCTCATACACCACGGCCCTGCAGGCCTTCGAGTGTGAAA GTTTGTGCTGA